Proteins found in one Panicum hallii strain FIL2 chromosome 4, PHallii_v3.1, whole genome shotgun sequence genomic segment:
- the LOC112890896 gene encoding inositol transporter 4-like, with translation MEGGIHKAESNEFRDLLYLTSKQPFILRLAFSAGIGGLLFGYDTGVISGALLYIRDDFEEVEKSTVLQETIVSMAVAGAIVGAGAGGWMNDRFGRRPSILIADLLFLAGSMVMCFAPAPAVIIVGRVLVGLGVGMASMTSPLYISEASPARIRGALVSTNGLLITAGQFLSYLINLAFTKVSGTWRWMLGVAGVPALLQFLLMLALPESPRWLYRKDRKGEAEEIMRKVYPPDEVEAEIEALRVSVESDMAQERSLGGAGLAGTLRKAFGSVVVRRGLTAGVLCQVAQQLVGINTVMYYSPTIVQLAGFASNSTALALSLVTSGLNAAGSVVSMFFVDKAGRRRLMLLSLAGIVACLAMLSGVFFAVDSHSPDVSPAGTALFGANATCPEFAVASTAAGAGWTCTQCLRAASECGFCADTDKLLPGACLAASDEARRACRGAAAGRREWYTRGCPSSFGWLALVALGAYIVSYSPGMGSVPWLINSEVYPLRFRGICGGIAAVANWTSNLLVTQTFLSLTQALGTAGTFLLFCGVSAASFLLLFLLVPETKGLQFEEVEQMLGSKDYKAWKKFDPKA, from the exons ATGGAAGGTGGTATCCACAAAGCAGAGAGCAACGAGTTCAGGGACTTGCTCTACCTGACATCAAAGCAGCCCTTCATACTGCGCCTCGCCTTCTCGGCCGGCATCGGTGGCCTCCTCTTCGGCTACGACACAG GCGTCATATCAGGAGCTCTCTTGTACATTCGAGACGATTTCGAGGAGGTCGAGAAGAGCACCGTGCTGCAG GAGACGATCGTGAGCATGGCGGTCGCGGGGGCGATCgtcggcgcgggcgcgggtggcTGGATGAACGACCGGTTCGGGCGGCGGCCGTCGATCCTGATCGCCGACCTGCTCTTCCTGGCCGGCTCCATGGTCATGTGCTTCGCGCCGGCGCCCGCGGTCATCATCGTGGGCAGGGTCCTGGTGGGCCTCGGCGTCGGGATGGCCTCCATGACGTCGCCGCTCTACATATCCGAGGCCTCCCCGGCGAGGATCCGTGGCGCGCTGGTCAGCACCAACGGCCTGCTCATCACGGCGGGGCAGTTCCTCTCCTACCTCATCAACCTCGCCTTCACCAAGGTGAGCGGGACGTGGCGGTGGATGCTCGGCGTCGCCGGTGTGCCGGCGCTCCTCCAGTTCCTGCTCATGCTCGCGCTGCCGGAGTCGCCGCGGTGGCTCTATAGGAAGGACCGGAAGGGCGAGGCCGAGGAGATCATGCGGAAGGTGTACCCGCCCGACGAGGTGGAGGCGGAGATCGAGGCGCTCCGGGTGTCGGTGGAGTCCGACATGGCCCAGGAGCGGTCCCTCGGCGGCGCGGGCCTGGCCGGCACGCTCCGGAAGGCGTTCGGCAGCGTGGTGGTCCGGCGCGggctcaccgccggcgtgcTCTGCCAGGTGGCGCAGCAGCTGGTGGGCATCAACACCGTCATGTACTACAGCCCGACCATCGTGCAGCTCGCCGGGTTCGCGTCCAACAGCACGGCGCTGGCGCTGTCTCTCGTCACCTCGGGGCTCAACGCCGCCGGGTCCGTGGTGAGCATGTTCTTCGTCGACAAGGCGGGGCGCCGGAGGCTGATGCTGCTCAGCCTCGCCGGCATCGTCGCGTGCCTCGCCATGCTCAGCGGCGTCTTCTTTGCCGTCGACAGCCACTCGCCGGACGTCAGCCCGGCCGGGACGGCGCTGTTCGGCGCCAACGCCACGTGCCCGGAGTTCGCcgtcgcctccaccgccgccggggCGGGGTGGACCTGCACCCAGTGCCTCCGGGCCGCCTCCGAGTGCGGCTTCTGCGCCGACACAGAcaagctcctccccggcgcgtGCCTCGCGGCGTcggacgaggcgcggcgcgcgtgccgcggcgccgccgccgggcggcGCGAGTGGTACACCCGCGGCTGCCCGAGCTCCTTCGGGTGGCTGGCCCTGGTGGCGCTGGGCGCGTACATCGTGTCCTACTCGCCGGGCATGGGCAGCGTGCCGTGGCTCATCAACTCCGAGGTGTACCCGCTCCGGTTCCGGGGCATCTGCGGCGGCATCGCGGCGGTGGCCAACTGGACGTCCAACCTACTCGTCACGCAGACGTTCCTGAGCCTGACGCAGGCGCTGGGCACGGCGGGCACCTTCCTGCTCTTCTGCGGCGTGTCGGCGGCGTCGTTCCTGCTGCTCTTCCTGCTGGTGCCGGAGACGAAGGGGCTGCAGTTCGAGGAGGTGGAGCAGATGCTGGGGAGCAAGGACTACAAGGCGTGGAAGAAGTTCGACCCCAAGGCATAG